The following proteins come from a genomic window of Halorussus halophilus:
- a CDS encoding outer membrane protein assembly factor BamB family protein: MPTVSDHLLVAEKDTCIATETTGVMQWSPTRREFLSVAGAGGVPATGVGSAPWSNTTDAIPDHPFAPEADVQWESGVSDDSVFLQPLPSGGLVAETTTGVAILDSDGSERWQTNVSAEHSDTFVAQRTQVPRYGTAVYVEERHGITAFDARDGDVLWRFTDRGRVDGSLAVPGTFFVTDSGIAALDAIDGRERWHVALPGGVWLRPVFDGDSLYVGTTKGSFHALDADSGTERWRVDFPPTTETEYNTNYPNIEVAGASAGSVLVWNSSNGALSAFDVEDGTQRWTFYMGETDTTFVGTIRDSVAYVADTTENTVSAVEIATGMPKWTFDVPTELSWQPSMFGDSVYVAGEDRLFALDSEDGNERWQSGAGRHPVGIMADTLVVGDPKNAVSGVSLRDGTLQWRHSYSADPAWMPQIQDDSIYVGTKSGSVYALSPPDSTPLYDAYRAATGPLGLATGGLLGTAALAGAYRRRKRANAPPPEPEAFEDYERLEAVTESDHAELFDAETPAGERVALKRLPDCDPDEFTDALETWASLDFLGVLEVRRWGTDPEPWLATEWASGGSIADCAAEMADEEICRAVADVAEIIHHAHREGVVHGRLVPGNILLTEDGVRVADWRLAAEVRDAPVWLAAPETEGSGEPNQSSVAERSSLDDRSSAVEVYQLGALADHLLSQKRADDLEGVLSTALAADPDDRYDSALKFADMLRWASSNR, translated from the coding sequence ATGCCCACCGTCAGTGACCACTTGCTCGTGGCAGAGAAAGATACATGTATAGCCACTGAGACGACTGGCGTGATGCAGTGGTCCCCGACGAGACGCGAGTTCCTGAGTGTGGCAGGTGCAGGAGGCGTTCCAGCCACGGGTGTCGGAAGCGCGCCATGGAGCAACACGACGGACGCGATTCCGGACCACCCATTCGCTCCGGAGGCCGACGTGCAGTGGGAATCCGGCGTCAGCGACGACTCGGTGTTCCTCCAGCCGTTGCCGAGCGGTGGACTAGTCGCCGAAACGACCACCGGAGTCGCCATCCTCGACTCGGACGGGAGCGAACGCTGGCAGACGAACGTGAGCGCCGAACACTCGGACACGTTCGTCGCACAGCGGACTCAGGTTCCGAGATACGGAACTGCGGTGTACGTCGAAGAGCGACACGGGATTACCGCGTTCGACGCGCGCGACGGGGACGTTCTCTGGCGGTTTACCGACCGAGGACGTGTCGATGGTTCGCTGGCAGTTCCGGGAACGTTCTTCGTGACCGACAGCGGCATCGCCGCACTCGACGCCATCGACGGCAGAGAGCGGTGGCACGTCGCACTCCCCGGTGGCGTCTGGCTTCGGCCAGTGTTCGACGGAGACAGTCTCTACGTGGGAACGACGAAAGGGTCGTTTCACGCACTCGACGCCGACAGCGGCACGGAACGCTGGCGGGTCGATTTCCCGCCGACCACCGAAACCGAATACAATACCAACTACCCGAATATCGAAGTTGCCGGCGCGTCGGCAGGGAGCGTGCTGGTGTGGAACTCCAGCAACGGGGCACTCTCTGCGTTCGACGTCGAGGACGGCACGCAACGCTGGACGTTCTACATGGGGGAAACGGACACGACGTTCGTTGGGACGATTCGAGATAGCGTCGCATACGTCGCCGATACGACGGAAAACACAGTCTCGGCAGTCGAGATTGCCACGGGGATGCCCAAGTGGACCTTCGACGTGCCCACCGAACTGAGTTGGCAACCGAGCATGTTCGGCGACTCCGTCTACGTCGCCGGGGAGGACCGCCTGTTCGCACTTGACTCGGAAGATGGTAACGAACGCTGGCAGTCAGGCGCAGGACGCCATCCCGTCGGAATCATGGCAGATACGCTCGTCGTCGGCGACCCGAAGAACGCCGTAAGCGGCGTCTCTCTGCGAGATGGGACGTTGCAATGGCGACACTCCTACTCGGCAGACCCGGCGTGGATGCCCCAGATACAGGACGACAGCATCTACGTCGGCACCAAATCTGGGTCGGTGTACGCGCTTTCACCACCCGATTCGACGCCCCTCTACGACGCCTACAGAGCCGCGACCGGTCCACTCGGTCTCGCTACAGGCGGCCTGCTCGGCACTGCCGCGCTCGCAGGGGCGTATCGTCGCCGCAAGCGCGCGAACGCCCCACCGCCGGAACCGGAGGCGTTCGAAGACTACGAACGCCTCGAAGCCGTCACGGAGAGCGACCACGCCGAACTGTTCGACGCCGAGACGCCAGCGGGCGAGCGAGTCGCGCTGAAGCGACTCCCCGACTGCGACCCCGACGAATTCACCGACGCGCTCGAAACGTGGGCGAGTCTCGATTTCCTCGGCGTCCTCGAAGTCAGGCGGTGGGGAACCGACCCAGAGCCGTGGCTGGCGACCGAATGGGCGTCTGGCGGCAGTATCGCCGATTGTGCAGCGGAGATGGCCGACGAAGAGATTTGCCGAGCAGTCGCAGACGTGGCCGAAATCATCCATCATGCCCACCGCGAGGGCGTCGTCCACGGCCGACTCGTCCCCGGAAATATCCTCTTGACCGAGGACGGCGTGCGAGTCGCCGACTGGCGACTCGCCGCCGAAGTTCGAGACGCTCCCGTGTGGCTGGCCGCACCCGAAACCGAGGGGTCTGGCGAACCGAACCAGTCCTCTGTGGCCGAGCGGTCGTCTTTGGACGACCGCTCGTCCGCAGTCGAAGTCTATCAACTCGGCGCGCTCGCGGACCATCTGCTTTCTCAGAAGCGGGCCGACGACCTCGAAGGAGTTCTCTCGACTGCGCTCGCTGCCGACCCGGACGACCGCTACGACTCCGCGCTGAAGTTCGCCGACATGCTTCGGTGGGCGAGTTCGAATCGGTAA
- a CDS encoding mechanosensitive ion channel family protein produces MISLAIWAELTNLLDRLPQWQAVLLIAVASFSAAGAIQLLGDPLLRRVTTRIDGEIDDVVLRTLHPALYVSALLVGFYLVRQPLNLAAPLDTQVRGAVLSLLVVVWGVTFIRIGRKVSNELTGSDRVEQSVVPIFQNVWTVGVLGASSLALLRIWNYDVTPLLASAGILGIVLGFAAKDTVANLFGSLALYFDGTYRVGDYIVTEGGDRGRVEDISIRSTVVRTRDDVLVTIPNAVLNSSRIINESEPGRKRRIRLPISVAYESDLDYVEDVLLEAVEDMALVRERPSPRVRYRAFGDSGVELELLCWIETPVLRGRGTHEVLKATYAALNRANVEVPFPQRDLRLRTTDSPATTGMATDFTDETDPAAN; encoded by the coding sequence ATGATTTCGCTGGCAATCTGGGCCGAACTGACGAATTTACTCGACCGACTCCCCCAGTGGCAAGCCGTGCTACTCATCGCCGTCGCCTCGTTCTCGGCCGCAGGTGCAATCCAACTCCTCGGCGACCCACTGCTGCGTCGCGTCACGACCCGCATCGACGGTGAAATCGACGACGTGGTCTTGCGGACGCTCCACCCCGCGCTATACGTGTCGGCGCTATTGGTCGGCTTCTATCTGGTTCGCCAGCCGTTGAACCTCGCCGCGCCGCTCGACACGCAGGTCCGGGGTGCTGTCCTCTCGCTCCTCGTCGTCGTCTGGGGAGTGACGTTCATCCGAATCGGACGCAAGGTCTCGAACGAACTGACCGGTAGCGACCGGGTCGAGCAGAGCGTCGTTCCGATATTCCAGAACGTCTGGACGGTTGGGGTCCTCGGAGCCAGCAGTCTGGCACTCCTGCGCATCTGGAACTACGACGTCACGCCGCTCCTCGCCTCGGCAGGTATCCTCGGTATCGTCCTCGGGTTCGCCGCGAAGGACACGGTCGCCAACTTGTTCGGGTCGTTGGCGCTGTACTTCGACGGCACCTACCGAGTCGGCGACTACATCGTGACGGAGGGCGGCGACCGTGGCCGCGTGGAAGACATCTCCATTCGCTCGACCGTCGTCCGGACCCGCGACGACGTCCTCGTCACGATTCCGAACGCCGTGTTGAACAGTTCGCGCATCATCAACGAGTCGGAACCGGGACGCAAGCGCCGTATCAGACTGCCGATTAGCGTCGCCTACGAGAGCGACCTCGACTACGTCGAGGACGTGCTGCTGGAAGCCGTCGAAGACATGGCTCTCGTCCGAGAGCGGCCGTCCCCTCGGGTTCGCTACCGTGCGTTCGGCGACTCCGGGGTGGAACTCGAACTGCTCTGCTGGATAGAGACGCCCGTCTTGCGAGGACGAGGAACGCACGAAGTGCTGAAAGCGACGTACGCGGCCCTGAATCGGGCCAACGTCGAGGTTCCGTTCCCCCAGCGAGACCTTCGTCTTCGGACGACCGACAGCCCCGCGACTACTGGGATGGCGACCGACTTCACCGACGAGACCGACCCGGCGGCCAACTGA
- the argS gene encoding arginine--tRNA ligase, with protein MYLQFRDDVEAALTSALESLDLPTDDLGVEDPPEGVEAVLASSAAFRLAGEVGAPPPKVAVDIAEAIDAEAYEYVESASAQGPYVNFVPSDAYYEGTVESAQDEEFGHLEPTGESIVVEHTSANPTGPVHVGRARNPIVGDAVARVLDFAGNDVERHYYVNDAGRQMAVFTWAYENFDESDLDSEPEREKDDYDLVRYYRKGNDFLENGDPEDVEEAETEIQAIMQGLEAGDEETYERVQTVVDTVLGGMRESLERLPAEFDEFVKETRFLRDSSVEDVVSRLKEFDEAVYEEDAWQLELDEFGIDKNLVFLRSDGTTLYATRDLAHHEWKFDNYDRAVTVLGEDHKLQARQMNATLELLGNDTDQLQQVLYSYVNLPEGKMSTRAGTGIDLDDLLDEAVERARNEVEDRLDDRSRDDEITEEDIERIAEQVGIGAVRYDIVSKQPTKAITFEWDRALDFEAQSAPYVQYVHARCCGILDEAGLESAPEEFDASLLQADAERELLEVVARFPAVIEEAADDLEPHVVATYTREIAETFNTFYRECPVLKDDVDDDVRDARLALVSASKHAVGNALHVLGVAAPHSM; from the coding sequence ATGTATCTGCAGTTCCGCGACGACGTGGAGGCCGCGCTCACGTCGGCACTCGAATCGCTCGACCTGCCGACCGACGACCTCGGCGTCGAGGACCCGCCGGAAGGCGTCGAGGCTGTCCTCGCTTCGAGTGCGGCGTTCCGTCTCGCTGGCGAGGTCGGCGCACCGCCGCCGAAAGTCGCAGTGGATATCGCCGAAGCAATCGACGCCGAAGCGTACGAGTACGTCGAATCTGCGTCGGCACAGGGACCGTACGTCAACTTCGTGCCGAGCGACGCCTACTACGAGGGCACCGTCGAATCTGCGCAGGACGAGGAGTTCGGCCACCTCGAACCGACCGGCGAGTCGATCGTAGTCGAACACACCAGCGCGAACCCGACCGGACCGGTTCACGTCGGACGTGCGCGCAACCCCATCGTCGGCGACGCCGTCGCTCGGGTCCTCGACTTCGCAGGCAACGACGTAGAGCGCCACTACTACGTCAACGACGCGGGCCGCCAGATGGCCGTGTTCACGTGGGCCTACGAGAACTTCGACGAATCGGACCTCGATTCCGAACCGGAGCGCGAGAAGGACGACTACGATTTGGTGCGCTACTACCGCAAGGGCAACGACTTCTTGGAGAACGGCGACCCCGAGGACGTAGAGGAAGCCGAGACCGAAATTCAGGCCATCATGCAGGGTCTCGAAGCGGGCGACGAAGAGACCTACGAACGAGTCCAGACGGTCGTCGATACAGTGCTTGGCGGCATGCGCGAGAGCTTGGAGCGCCTGCCCGCGGAGTTCGACGAGTTCGTCAAGGAGACCCGGTTCCTGCGCGACAGCTCTGTGGAAGACGTGGTGTCGCGCCTGAAGGAGTTCGACGAAGCAGTCTACGAAGAGGACGCGTGGCAACTCGAACTGGACGAGTTCGGCATCGACAAAAACCTCGTCTTCCTGCGCTCGGACGGGACGACCCTCTACGCGACCCGCGACCTCGCCCATCACGAGTGGAAGTTCGACAACTACGACCGCGCCGTGACGGTGCTGGGCGAGGACCACAAACTGCAAGCGCGCCAGATGAACGCCACGCTCGAGCTGCTGGGCAACGACACCGACCAACTCCAGCAGGTGCTGTACTCCTACGTCAACCTTCCGGAAGGTAAGATGAGTACGCGCGCAGGCACTGGCATCGACTTAGACGACCTGCTGGACGAGGCCGTCGAGCGCGCGCGCAACGAAGTCGAAGACCGTCTGGACGACCGCAGTCGCGACGACGAGATTACGGAAGAAGACATCGAGCGTATCGCCGAACAGGTCGGCATCGGCGCGGTTCGCTACGACATCGTCTCGAAGCAACCGACGAAAGCCATCACCTTCGAGTGGGACCGCGCGCTCGACTTCGAGGCCCAGAGCGCGCCCTACGTCCAGTACGTCCACGCGCGCTGCTGTGGCATCCTGGACGAGGCAGGACTCGAATCTGCACCCGAGGAGTTCGACGCCTCGCTCCTACAGGCAGACGCGGAGCGCGAACTGCTGGAAGTCGTCGCGCGCTTCCCTGCCGTCATCGAAGAGGCCGCAGACGACCTCGAACCGCACGTGGTCGCCACCTACACCCGCGAAATCGCGGAGACGTTCAACACCTTCTACCGCGAGTGTCCGGTGCTGAAAGACGACGTGGACGACGACGTGCGCGACGCACGACTCGCGCTCGTCTCGGCGTCGAAACACGCGGTCGGCAACGCATTGCACGTGCTGGGCGTCGCCGCGCCGCACTCGATGTAA
- the minD gene encoding cell division ATPase MinD: MSDTVYAIASGKGGVGKTTTAVNLGATLADRGNSVVVLDTDLGMANLAGFLDFEIEDPTLHEVLAGEADPEDGIYEAPGGIDVLPSSTDIEAFAKSDPSNLESVVADLRETYDYVLLDTGAGVSYDTLIPLALADAVLLVATPDVASVRDTAKTGELAARVGSNVEGAILTKRSSDILNADDVEETLGTDVLAVIPEDEAVPMGIDAGRPLSAFAPNAPAGRAYHDLAAILDGDAVPDPELSETEESDTATEADETAPGADETASEADVENDVFDTPESDDEATPESDGERSADDESADPPADLEGTEADGADAVDTVRADAETADTPDEDGWSEDPFADVDDADEESSDPLDATTSDDTDDGARSVDDLISQHIDDERLGDDDPLASVEDSLEEAGDETEDDAAESVETEEAADTVEDDADDPLASPSEPQADDTAETADFEDPLEVADEEDTDAESDERADSDSSGSDSVDSDSETSVASDSDSLDDPKSADAGDDLESATPVVGAVPFEGDGPSDDVSSVERDAQSVGNNDSGETVLADEVADGESSSDDGDRTSQDDNSETDDKESANSGVLGRLGSLFK; this comes from the coding sequence ATGTCCGACACGGTGTACGCGATAGCAAGTGGTAAGGGAGGTGTCGGCAAGACCACGACCGCCGTCAACCTCGGCGCGACGTTGGCCGACCGAGGAAACAGCGTGGTCGTCCTCGACACCGACCTCGGGATGGCGAACCTCGCGGGCTTCCTCGACTTCGAAATCGAGGACCCGACGCTCCACGAGGTGCTAGCGGGCGAGGCCGACCCCGAAGATGGAATCTACGAGGCACCCGGCGGCATCGACGTACTGCCTAGCAGTACCGACATCGAGGCGTTCGCCAAGTCCGACCCCTCGAACTTGGAGAGCGTCGTCGCCGACCTCCGCGAGACGTACGACTACGTCTTGCTCGACACTGGTGCGGGCGTCAGCTACGACACGCTGATTCCACTGGCGCTCGCCGACGCCGTCTTGCTGGTCGCGACGCCAGACGTGGCCTCCGTCCGGGACACCGCCAAGACCGGCGAACTGGCCGCCCGCGTGGGTTCCAACGTCGAAGGCGCGATTCTGACCAAGCGCAGTAGCGACATCCTGAACGCAGACGACGTGGAGGAGACGCTCGGCACCGACGTGCTGGCCGTGATTCCAGAAGACGAAGCGGTTCCGATGGGAATCGACGCGGGACGACCGCTTTCGGCGTTCGCGCCCAACGCACCCGCCGGTCGCGCCTACCACGACCTCGCGGCGATTCTGGACGGCGACGCCGTGCCGGACCCGGAACTGAGCGAGACGGAGGAGTCCGACACCGCGACGGAGGCCGACGAGACCGCGCCCGGGGCCGACGAGACCGCGTCCGAGGCAGACGTGGAGAACGACGTGTTCGACACTCCCGAGTCTGATGACGAGGCGACTCCCGAATCGGACGGCGAGCGGAGCGCGGACGACGAATCGGCCGACCCGCCCGCAGACCTCGAAGGCACTGAAGCCGACGGCGCTGACGCCGTAGATACTGTGAGGGCAGACGCTGAAACGGCAGACACCCCGGACGAAGACGGCTGGTCGGAGGACCCGTTCGCCGACGTAGACGACGCGGACGAGGAGTCGTCCGACCCCCTCGACGCGACGACGAGCGACGACACCGACGACGGGGCACGAAGCGTAGACGACCTCATCAGCCAGCACATCGACGACGAGCGACTCGGCGACGACGACCCGCTCGCTTCGGTCGAAGATTCGCTAGAGGAGGCCGGTGACGAAACAGAAGACGACGCAGCCGAAAGCGTCGAAACCGAAGAAGCCGCGGACACGGTGGAGGACGACGCAGACGACCCGCTCGCTTCGCCGAGCGAACCGCAGGCCGACGACACTGCGGAGACGGCCGACTTCGAAGACCCGCTCGAAGTGGCTGACGAAGAGGACACAGACGCCGAATCGGACGAGCGCGCTGACTCCGATTCTTCGGGGTCCGATTCCGTGGACTCCGACTCCGAGACGTCCGTAGCGTCCGACTCGGACTCCCTCGACGACCCAAAGAGCGCCGACGCTGGCGACGACCTCGAATCCGCGACGCCGGTCGTCGGCGCGGTCCCGTTCGAAGGCGACGGTCCCTCAGACGACGTTTCGTCCGTCGAACGAGACGCCCAGAGCGTCGGGAACAACGACAGTGGAGAGACGGTCCTCGCCGACGAAGTCGCAGACGGCGAGTCGTCGTCCGACGACGGGGACCGAACCTCGCAGGACGATAACTCGGAGACAGACGACAAAGAGAGCGCTAACTCGGGCGTTCTCGGCCGACTCGGCTCGCTGTTCAAGTGA
- the prf1 gene encoding peptide chain release factor aRF-1 yields the protein MSDDDGQSDRKKYEFRKVIEDLKEFEGSGTQLVTIYIPEDKQISDVVAHVTQEHSEASNIKSKQTRTNVQDALTSIKDRLRYYDVYPPENGIVIFSGAIDSGGGQTEMVTKVLDSPPEPIQSFRYHCDSNFLTGPLEDMMADKGLYGLIVLDRREANVGWLKGKRIEPVKSASSLVPGKQRKGGQSAQRFARLRLEAIDNFYQEVAEMANDLFVAERENIDGVLVGGPSPTKDEFLDGDYLHHEIQQKVLGKFDVGYTDESGLYDLVDNAEEALADAEVMKDKKQMEEFFKQLHEGDKATYGFEPTRRNLVMGSVDRLLISEDLRKDVVVYECGDKEEHEFIDQRKNTPEHTCENGADAEVLEREDAIEFLINIAEQRGTETKFISTDFEKGEQLLSAFGGVAGLLRYSTGI from the coding sequence ATGAGTGACGACGACGGACAGTCCGACAGGAAAAAGTACGAGTTCCGGAAGGTCATCGAGGACCTCAAAGAGTTCGAAGGCTCAGGGACGCAACTCGTTACTATCTACATTCCCGAGGACAAGCAAATCAGCGACGTGGTGGCACACGTCACCCAAGAGCACAGCGAAGCGAGCAACATCAAGTCCAAGCAGACCCGCACGAACGTCCAAGACGCGCTGACCTCCATCAAGGACCGACTACGCTACTACGACGTGTACCCGCCCGAGAACGGCATCGTCATCTTCAGTGGCGCTATCGACTCCGGCGGCGGCCAGACCGAGATGGTCACGAAAGTGCTCGACAGTCCACCGGAACCGATTCAGTCGTTCCGCTACCACTGCGACTCGAACTTCCTGACCGGCCCGCTGGAGGACATGATGGCCGACAAAGGTCTCTACGGTCTCATCGTCCTCGACCGCCGCGAGGCCAACGTCGGCTGGCTGAAAGGCAAGCGAATCGAGCCGGTGAAGTCCGCGTCCTCGCTCGTCCCGGGCAAACAGCGCAAAGGTGGCCAGTCCGCCCAGCGTTTCGCCCGACTGCGCCTCGAAGCCATCGATAACTTCTATCAGGAAGTCGCGGAGATGGCCAACGACCTGTTCGTCGCCGAACGGGAGAACATCGACGGCGTCCTCGTCGGCGGTCCCTCACCGACGAAAGACGAGTTCCTCGACGGCGACTACCTCCACCACGAGATTCAACAGAAGGTGCTGGGCAAGTTCGACGTGGGCTACACCGACGAGTCCGGCCTCTACGACCTCGTAGACAACGCCGAAGAGGCGCTGGCCGACGCCGAAGTGATGAAGGACAAGAAGCAGATGGAGGAGTTCTTCAAGCAACTCCACGAGGGCGACAAGGCCACGTACGGGTTCGAACCGACCCGCCGGAACCTCGTCATGGGGTCGGTTGACCGTCTGCTCATCTCCGAGGACCTCCGCAAAGACGTGGTCGTCTACGAGTGTGGCGACAAGGAGGAACACGAGTTCATCGACCAGCGCAAGAACACGCCCGAACACACCTGCGAGAACGGGGCCGACGCAGAGGTTCTCGAACGCGAGGACGCCATCGAGTTCCTCATCAACATCGCCGAACAGCGTGGCACCGAGACGAAGTTCATCTCTACTGACTTCGAGAAGGGCGAACAACTGCTGTCTGCGTTCGGCGGCGTCGCGGGGCTTCTGCGGTACTCGACTGGTATCTAG
- a CDS encoding metallophosphoesterase family protein encodes MTKLSRRQLLAAVGGLSAAFTTSLDSPEDEETGVQEAFLDQLYRRPTAKELPVPDVRPAIGVTDHGLYEFTEGADGWQPVPLGTEDAPVPRANIGSLGVEEISVEPVKIGLLADPHYPGDARGLGATGVEKTTKKLKQFVRAMNDWEADRVFFMGDMMPTWGGRASSQRKIREFRHLVEDDLEMPVHPVWGNHEYQHADSWGPDWSYAPWGVSTHADTWYSVDASVAKIVVLNNGYSESDHVHTEFLPEQIEWLRNELNRTKRPVVVVSHLPLSVGTGQNYDYAVREEEVGTLLSRYDNVVCCLFGHCHHDSSSPPEETNQPAFFDQMREQRRYGMRHFFVPWIHRLQWDQSVTPFGKLFLYPGGEARLEASYEETGTRESFVVNAGASPPHYPEDAYLRPVRKRLRWQSHFDSIAGFGTEQKGSGNVTLHERGVELTTGKAGGRAVLRKRRGFAGSPPVSDGWTNCVWRCHAKLNSVRGATVDLLWGDPESNYVGYRIEDGEVRGVRADGSAEQETHRIESIENDTARLFQLFYSMELDRVNFVLGARGQRPKAGLTPGNPNRDGSDSVFFARLNSDSSGSLDVGWVAVHKHPDLAIRQ; translated from the coding sequence GTGACTAAGCTCTCGCGTCGCCAGTTGCTGGCGGCGGTCGGCGGTCTCTCGGCGGCGTTCACCACGAGTCTCGATTCACCGGAGGACGAAGAAACGGGCGTTCAAGAGGCCTTTCTCGACCAGTTGTATCGGCGACCGACCGCGAAGGAGTTGCCCGTTCCCGATGTTCGGCCAGCAATTGGTGTGACCGACCACGGACTGTACGAGTTCACGGAGGGCGCAGACGGGTGGCAACCAGTTCCGCTCGGAACCGAAGACGCCCCCGTCCCGAGAGCGAACATCGGGTCGCTCGGCGTCGAGGAAATCTCTGTCGAACCAGTGAAAATCGGACTGCTCGCGGACCCGCACTATCCCGGGGACGCCAGAGGACTCGGTGCGACTGGCGTCGAGAAAACGACGAAGAAACTGAAGCAGTTCGTCCGCGCGATGAACGACTGGGAGGCCGACCGCGTGTTCTTCATGGGCGACATGATGCCCACGTGGGGCGGCCGCGCCAGTTCCCAGCGGAAGATTCGAGAGTTCCGCCACCTCGTCGAAGACGACCTCGAGATGCCAGTCCACCCAGTCTGGGGCAACCACGAGTACCAACACGCCGATTCGTGGGGACCAGACTGGAGCTACGCGCCGTGGGGCGTCTCCACGCACGCCGACACGTGGTACAGCGTGGACGCCTCCGTCGCCAAAATCGTCGTTCTGAACAACGGCTACTCCGAGAGTGACCACGTCCACACCGAGTTTCTACCGGAGCAAATCGAGTGGCTTCGAAACGAGTTGAACCGGACGAAGCGCCCGGTCGTGGTCGTCTCGCACCTCCCGCTGTCGGTCGGCACCGGACAGAACTACGACTACGCAGTCCGGGAGGAGGAAGTCGGGACGCTCCTCTCGCGGTACGACAACGTCGTCTGCTGTCTGTTCGGTCACTGCCACCACGACAGCAGTTCGCCGCCCGAGGAGACGAATCAACCCGCCTTCTTCGACCAGATGCGCGAACAGCGACGGTACGGCATGCGCCACTTCTTCGTGCCGTGGATTCACCGCCTCCAGTGGGACCAATCGGTCACCCCATTCGGGAAGCTGTTCCTCTACCCCGGCGGCGAGGCACGACTCGAAGCCTCCTACGAAGAGACCGGTACGCGCGAGTCGTTCGTCGTCAACGCCGGAGCCTCACCGCCACACTACCCCGAGGATGCCTACCTTCGGCCAGTTCGCAAGCGACTCCGGTGGCAGAGCCACTTCGACTCCATCGCTGGCTTCGGGACCGAACAGAAGGGGAGCGGGAACGTCACACTCCACGAACGCGGCGTCGAGTTGACGACCGGGAAAGCAGGCGGACGAGCGGTTCTGCGAAAACGCCGCGGATTCGCCGGCTCACCGCCAGTGTCCGACGGCTGGACCAACTGCGTCTGGCGGTGTCACGCCAAGCTGAACTCGGTTCGGGGTGCCACCGTGGACCTGCTGTGGGGCGACCCCGAGTCGAACTACGTCGGGTACCGAATCGAAGACGGCGAAGTCCGGGGCGTCCGCGCGGACGGGAGCGCCGAGCAGGAGACCCACCGCATCGAATCGATTGAAAACGACACGGCGCGACTCTTCCAGTTGTTCTACTCGATGGAGTTAGACCGGGTTAACTTCGTCCTCGGCGCGCGCGGCCAACGGCCGAAGGCGGGACTCACGCCGGGAAACCCCAATCGGGACGGGTCTGACAGTGTCTTCTTCGCGCGACTGAACAGCGACAGTTCGGGGTCGCTCGACGTTGGATGGGTCGCGGTCCACAAGCATCCGGACTTGGCGATTCGACAGTGA
- the pyrE gene encoding orotate phosphoribosyltransferase, with product MTDEELIAALRDADAVKYGEFELSHGGTSEYYVDKYLFETDPDCLERIAEAFAERVGDTKLAGVALGGVPLVAVTSVETGNPYVIARKQQKDYGTANLVEGRLEDGEEVVVLEDIATTGQSAVDAAEALREAGATVNRVLVVVDREEGASENLADHDLELESLLTAAELLAAE from the coding sequence ATGACCGACGAGGAACTCATCGCGGCGCTCCGAGACGCTGACGCGGTCAAGTACGGCGAGTTCGAACTTTCCCACGGCGGCACCAGCGAGTACTACGTGGACAAGTACCTGTTCGAGACCGACCCCGACTGCCTCGAACGCATCGCCGAAGCCTTCGCCGAACGCGTCGGCGACACGAAACTCGCGGGCGTGGCGCTCGGTGGCGTCCCGCTGGTCGCCGTCACGAGCGTCGAGACCGGAAATCCGTACGTCATCGCGCGCAAACAGCAGAAAGACTACGGGACGGCGAACTTGGTCGAGGGGCGACTCGAAGACGGCGAAGAGGTCGTCGTACTCGAAGACATCGCCACCACCGGCCAGAGCGCCGTCGATGCCGCCGAAGCACTGCGTGAAGCGGGTGCAACGGTGAACCGCGTCCTCGTCGTCGTGGACCGCGAAGAGGGTGCGAGCGAGAATCTGGCCGACCACGACCTCGAACTGGAGTCGCTATTGACGGCGGCGGAGTTGCTGGCGGCGGAGTAG